Below is a genomic region from Pleuronectes platessa chromosome 5, fPlePla1.1, whole genome shotgun sequence.
CAATCAAAATATTATTCAATTTATCAAGCCGTTATTATAATACATCTTTAGATCTATTTTGGCAGGTAAACAGTCAataattcaagattttttttttctaagatCAAATATTCAAAAATGCTCACAGACTGAAGTTGATGTAAATACAAGGCGTTTGTTCAAACACATAGCTGCAATCTGCAAAAATACTAGTTCTTTCATAGTTGGCCTCGGACTAGCTCATCTAATTGTACATTTCTGAATGAAACACATCAACCAACAAATAACTTTATAATTTCCAAATATGTGAGcagttttttaaatcacagtaATCTGACTACTTCTGGTTATCATGGTATTTCCTACATATAAACAAAGCCACCGTCTTGCCTGCTGTGTGACCATCATTACCTTTGTCCTGAGTACTGGACCTGGTTTGAGCCAGCTTTGTCTGAGGCTTCTATTCCCAATCCCTGAGAACGATAGACAAAAAGCAGAGTTATTAAAATGTGGCTAAAACAAATCATAATGTTCCCAAAATAAGTCCTTTGTTTCTTACTTTGGGAAGGGCTCCTGATACTCCAGCAAAAAGACACAAGAAGAACCTGGAAACAAAatgtatgcgtgcgtgtgtgagagagagagagaaaaagaagttaATTCAGGCAAACCATTTTTAATGTAATAATTCATTACCAGGCTAATGAGAAGCAGTCGAGTCAATATGGATGTTGTTCTGTTCTAATTAGTGTTGTGTTGTCGCTAAACTGGTACTAATTTCACAGGCTATTAACAAGGGATCAATGCAGAGGGGAGCAGCTaaacgtgtaaaaaaaaaagaaagccccTGCTTCTCATAGATACTGACTTTTTAGCTTTGCTGCTGTTGGGATAGTCCACCACCATTCCTCCACTGAAACCTGCCCTCATGGCCTGCGTCGTGATCAGCTCCAGCTTGAAAGGGGGAAGGAGAACAGAATGTGAGCATGTGAATCAGTATAAAATGTTAGATTTTACATCCACCGCCCACAGTGTATTTTCACCTGCTCTGAGTTCTCGGGATAAAGCTGAAAAACTGCACGTGAGCCTCTTGACTGAAAGACAAATAGCATGGAGAAGTAAGCAAAGGTCTTCGCTGTAAAATATGGGTAATGggtgtttaaatgtttgtctAAGCAGTCAACTTGAGTGATAGATGCTTACCAGAGAAGAGTAGAGAGTACTGAAGAAGGTATAGAGTCTCTTTGGAGGACTGTGTGACTTCTTGTCGGCATTACAGAGCCACTGCAGCGCTGAAATACTGACAGGGAGAAAATCATCAAGAAAAAACTGAGTCAGATATTTacttcatgttttgttttgtttttcgaAAATTAAGTATGCTTTGATTTTCACCTGATACAACCGTCAAAAGTGCCAGGTCGGAAAGGCATCCCCTGGCCCATGTCCCCCACTAAAAGATCTCCTTCAACTTCTCTGTCCAGTGCAACATCTGTCAAAGgaaggtgtttttatttaaattcataatttctCAAAGAACATATAAACTATAAAAGATTTTGTGCTCGAGTTAAAAGGTCACTCGGAGTGATAAGCCTCTGATATAATGTTTAATCTGCCGAGCCATCAAACCTAAACACAAAGTCTCaccttttgtaaaaaaaaaaaaaaaaaaagtatataaacaGGGATTCTTAAGTGTTTTTCAATGTAAGACGTTTATAATATGAACAGCAAATCAATCGGATGGGATGTCTTTGAGAAAATCTGCAGACAGATTTCTGTAATTCGAAAACTAACCCAGCATTGCTGTGCTGATGTCGACTCCAACCCAGAGGTGTCCCTCCTCTGAGAGGTAGTCTCCACTGAGACCAGAGCCACACCTGAGAGACAGGACAAACAGACCAGAGTCTTTTACAGCACAAATACAAGATTACTGTTATTCTGAATATTGTGAGGTATTATGTTAAAACTTAGAATAAAGAGGCGTTACACTGAATTAGAATGTGAATTTGTCTAATTCAGATTAACAGTGCAGTCCATGTAAACACAGTCAGCATCACTCACCCCACATCGAGCAGGAAGCACGGCTCTCCCTCTGGCAGGCTCAACAGCTCCACCGCTCTCTCTGACATCTGGGTCTGGATCTCAATCATTCGAGAGCTGTGAAGCAACTACATCGTTTACAGGACTTCTTGAAATGTAGAGACATTCTTACATGAcagaattaaacatttacacGTGACAAAGACAgtaaacagtcacacacaataGTAGCAAAGTACAAGTTTAAGGATTCTTTACATGTATACTTCTATTACACTACAACTTAGGACAAATATAGAACTTGTATGATTCAAACATTAGTTACTTTGCAACTTCTGATTATTGGGATGATAAGATAAGTCTAGCTTCATTGCCTTTAAACTAGTAATAGTTACATTCCAAGAAAATTCCTTCTATTCTTCTGAAATGGGACattaaacataataaaaataaaaatagtattttaaCTTGTGTTTATGCTTTGACTTGTCAAGAGTATTTTCTACAAAGAGATACTGCTACTTTTACTTAAGAtctgacacacccacacacattatctgctctctcttcctttgtctctctctctaacacagaCACTTTATAAATGTATGTCAGGGATTTACTCTAACACTAACCAAACCACTAGTTGCGAAACCAAAACTCATCTTCTATTTACACTGGTAACCAATAcgacagtaacacacacacacacgcacacactctctctctctctctctctctctctaacatgcAGACTCACTTCTGAGAGTACTTCTTTGCCTCGGCTTCATTGTAGTACTGTGGAGATGTGAGCACATTATTAGGACCTGGACAAACTGCTCAGTAACACTGCTGCTAACCTAACACAACAGTTAAAGGTCTTTAAACATCCCCAAATACTGCAGCTGAAGCTAAACGTTAGCCTAGCAGCTACAATACAGCTCGAGACTCACCACATCTGGGGGAGCGGAGTGTTCAGGCCGTCGACAGCTGGACGACatgtttctccttgtgtgtgtttgtgtgtcgatACCTGATTGTAAAGAGCTGGTTTAGTAATTTCAGGTTATTAACCTGCCGAATGTTATGGAGGCAGAGACTCAGTCCACACGTGAAGACTCTACTTCGACGTTTCAATAAACGCTATACTGCGTAAATATGTGCCTATATCGCCACCTACTGCTCCATCCTGTGAACTACATAATCTACTTGCTACTATTTCAACTACTACTACCATCAAAATACGTATACTACTACTGCTATTACtgctaataagaataataataataagaaatgtagattttttccaaaactcaaagtgttttcaactaaataaatcagtaaatattttaatataaacttAAGACCAATTCCAGATGACAATGAGATTGAAAAGTGATCTTGTGCTTCATGGCCTTTGTGAGGCAGCATACTGTAAtctaattagggcccgagcactgacaggcactgaccctattgaaattgtaaggattattattattattattcaggcaaatgaattggctttttgagaatgtcactttattaatatttgtatcaTAATTGTTTGATTATGTTGTCTTTTTCCATAGTAGCTAAGCACTTCAAATGATTGAGAGAATTGTCCAATAACCCAAGCTGAGCACACAGAAAcctatttaaaacatttttttttatttggacaaATACAAGTGGCACATTAGTTAACTAAAAAAAGCTTTTAGAGACTCAGTAATAACATTTAGtgggaaacatttttttcattatacACGAAAACTACACGTAACCCTTCTCATGTTGAAATGATTGGTCGACTGAAAGTACTTCCTGTAAACATTGACGCTTACTGGTGGCTCCTCGAATGACGTCGCCGGATGCTGCGGCTGTTTTTCCGGTTTGGTCCTCTATGATCCGTTCTCGGTTAAAATGGCAGAGGTCGGGCTGAGGCTGGGCGGCGGAGTTTACCGACTGTCCGCCCTGAGGACCAGCCGCAGTCGATCCTTGATCACCGGCGGAGGCCCCGGATCTCTGCTGGTGAACGGCACCGTCAGTGAGAGCCGGGTGAAGGCGGAGTCAGACCGGGATCCACGTGAGGATCAGCCGGTGTCAGAGAGCAAAGCTACACAACACAGATCAGAGAGAGTTCACAGAGGGAGAAGAACTCAACAGCAACATGATAACAGACGTTTGCTCTGTCCACTGTCTCTGGAGCTGGATTCATCACGATTTTTTGGGTTTGTTCATACAAGACTGAGGGTCCAGGCTCAGAAACCAAGCCTGTACCACCCTGCAGGACCACTTCCGCTCctgcaggagaagctgctgcCCTGTAGGATGACACcctggtccagaggagctgTCTCCACCTGCCCTGACACCTTCAGGTCTCATCAGCAGCTCCGAGCTCTCTGCACTGTCATCTTCATCCTGGCAGAGCAGGAATCAGAGTGGCCAGGCTGTGCACAGAGACTGAGACGACTGAAACTAAAACCTAACCCATGCACAGCAACTAGGAGCTACAGCTGGAGGAGTGACAGAAGCTCCAAGGATGCTCCTCTGCACAGAAGCAGGACGGCCTATTACGATATCCTCAAAGTGACCCCTGGGGCCACGCAGTCCCAGATCAAGACGGCCTACTACAAGCAGTCCTTTATTAACCACCCCGACAAGAACCAGGGG
It encodes:
- the bud23 gene encoding probable 18S rRNA (guanine-N(7))-methyltransferase isoform X1, giving the protein MSSSCRRPEHSAPPDVYYNEAEAKKYSQNSRMIEIQTQMSERAVELLSLPEGEPCFLLDVGCGSGLSGDYLSEEGHLWVGVDISTAMLDVALDREVEGDLLVGDMGQGMPFRPGTFDGCISISALQWLCNADKKSHSPPKRLYTFFSTLYSSLSRGSRAVFQLYPENSEQLELITTQAMRAGFSGGMVVDYPNSSKAKKFFLCLFAGVSGALPKGLGIEASDKAGSNQVQYSGQRCRFKNMKGKSGKKGRDWILEKKERRRRQGREVRADTKYTGRQRRPNF
- the LOC128440078 gene encoding uncharacterized protein LOC128440078, which translates into the protein MAEVGLRLGGGVYRLSALRTSRSRSLITGGGPGSLLVNGTVSESRVKAESDRDPREDQPVSESKATQHRSERVHRGRRTQQQHDNRRLLCPLSLELDSSRFFGFVHTRLRVQAQKPSLYHPAGPLPLLQEKLLPCRMTPWSRGAVSTCPDTFRSHQQLRALCTVIFILAEQESEWPGCAQRLRRLKLKPNPCTATRSYSWRSDRSSKDAPLHRSRTAYYDILKVTPGATQSQIKTAYYKQSFINHPDKNQGDKEATQRFSEISEAYTVLGNISLRMKYDRGFLNQADVHSAGRPSVKEAASRSTASSQQRHQDTARRFSQARGKPMYDFDAFYQAHYGEQLQREKEMRARKERMQEQRRQHLARWRHGKMLEISVAMLLTLAGIIFVNLSRP
- the bud23 gene encoding probable 18S rRNA (guanine-N(7))-methyltransferase isoform X2 yields the protein MIEIQTQMSERAVELLSLPEGEPCFLLDVGCGSGLSGDYLSEEGHLWVGVDISTAMLDVALDREVEGDLLVGDMGQGMPFRPGTFDGCISISALQWLCNADKKSHSPPKRLYTFFSTLYSSLSRGSRAVFQLYPENSEQLELITTQAMRAGFSGGMVVDYPNSSKAKKFFLCLFAGVSGALPKGLGIEASDKAGSNQVQYSGQRCRFKNMKGKSGKKGRDWILEKKERRRRQGREVRADTKYTGRQRRPNF